One Trichormus variabilis 0441 genomic window, AGGTCGGGGACAACCACTGGAAACGGTGGCTAATACCGGATGTGCCGAAAGGTGAAAGATTTATTGCCTAGAGATGAGCTCGCGTCTGATTAGCTAGTTGGTGTGGTAAGAGCGCACCAAGGCGACGATCAGTAGCTGGTCTGAGAGGATGATCAGCCACACTGGGACTGAGACACGGCCCAGACTCCTACGGGAGGCAGCAGTGGGGAATTTTCCGCAATGGGCGAAAGCCTGACGGAGCAATACCGCGTGAGGGAGGAAGGCTCTTGGGTTGTAAACCTCTTTTCTCAGGGAATAAGAAAGTGAAGGTACCTGAGGAATAAGCATCGGCTAACTCCGTGCCAGCAGCCGCGGTAATACGGAGGATGCAAGCGTTATCCGGAATGATTGGGCGTAAAGCGTCCGCAGGTGGCACTGTAAGTCTGCTGTTAAAGAGCAAGGCTCAACCTTGTAAAGGCAGTGGAAACTACAGAGCTAGAGTACGTTCGGGGCAGAGGGAATTCCTGGTGTAGCGGTGAAATGCGTAGAGATCAGGAAGAACACCGGTGGCGAAAGCGCTCTGCTAGGCCGTAACTGACACTGAGGGACGAAAGCTAGGGGAGCGAATGGGATTAGATACCCCAGTAGTCCTAGCCGTAAACGATGGATACTAGGCGTGGCTTGTATCGACCCGAGCCGTGCCGGAGCCAACGCGTTAAGTATCCCGCCTGGGGAGTACGCACGCAAGTGTGAAACTCAAAGGAATTGACGGGGGCCCGCACAAGCGGTGGAGTATGTGGTTTAATTCGATGCAACGCGAAGAACCTTACCAAGACTTGACATGTCGCGAATCTTCTTGAAAGGGAAGAGTGCCTTAGGGAGCGCGAACACAGGTGGTGCATGGCTGTCGTCAGCTCGTGTCGTGAGATGTTGGGTTAAGTCCCGCAACGAGCGCAACCCTCGTTTTTAGTTGCCAGCATTAAGTTGGGCACTCTAGAGAGACTGCCGGTGACAAACCGGAGGAAGGTGGGGATGACGTCAAGTCAGCATGCCCCTTACGTCTTGGGCTACACACGTACTACAATGCTACGGACAGAGGGCAGCAAGCTAGCGATAGCAAGCAAATCCCGTAAACCGTAGCTCAGTTCAGATCGCAGGCTGCAACTCGCCTGCGTGAAGGAGGAATCGCTAGTAATTGCAGGTCAGCATACTGCAGTGAATTCGTTCCCGGGCCTTGTACACACCGCCCGTCACACCATGGAAGCTGGCAACGCCCGAAGTCATTACTCCAACCATTCGTGGGGGAGGATGCCTAAGGCAGTGCTGGTGACTGGGGTGAAGTCGTAACAAGGTAGCCGTACCGGAAGGTGTGGCTGGATCACCTCCTTTTAGGGAGACCTACCCAACTGAGAATCGAAAGCACAGAGCAAATAGATGAACAGATGGTCTACTCTAGGTCGGTCGCAGATAGTGTCGAAGCTTTCAAACTATGATTTGGTTCGATAATGGGCTATTAGCTCAGGTGGTTAGAGCGCACCCCTGATAAGGGTGAGGTCCCTGGTTCGAGTCCAGGATGGCCCACCTGAAGCAAGTCAAAAGTCAAAAGTCAAAAGCAATAAACTAATTAATTTTGAATTTTGAATTTTGAATTGTGTTGGGGGGGTTTAGCTCAGTTGGTAGAGCGCCTGCTTTGCAAGCAGGATGTCAGCGGTTCGAGTCCGCTAACCTCCACATGAAAAAGCGAAAAGCCAGAAAGGAAGAATTCAGCAACTAACGGAAGTTAGACTGCTGGGTAAAACCTAGCCAGAACCTTGAAAACTGCATAAAAACGCGATTAGATTAGCAGGCAGACACAGACAAACTGTGAATGCAGGATAAGCCAATGAAAAAGTGGTCAAGCTAATAAGGGCTAATGGTGGATACCTAGGCACACAGAGGCGAAGAAGGACGTGGTTACCGACGAAATACTCCGGGGAGTTGGAAGCAAACTATGAGCCGGAGATGTCCGAATGGGGCAACCCTAAATACTACCTGTTGAATATATAGACAGGAAAGAGCCAACCCAGCGAACTGAAACATCTTAGTAGCTGGAGGAAGAGAAATCAAAAGAGATTCCCTGAGTAGTGGTGAGCGAAAGGGGAAGAGCCTAAACCAGTTGGTTTACTGACTGGGGTAGTGGGACAGCGATATCGAATCTAGAGATTAGACGAAGCAGCTAAATACTGCACCAGAGAAAGTGAAAGTCTTGTAGTCGAAAATTGAAGGATAGTAGCTGAATCCCGAGTAGCATGGGGCACGAGGAATCCCATGTGAATCAGCGAGGACCATCTCGTAAGGCTAAATACTACTGTGTGACCGATAGTGAACCAGTACCGCGAGGGAAAGGTGAAAAGAACCCCGCAAGGGGAGTGAAATAGAACATGAAACCATTAGCTTACAAGCAGTGGGAGTCCGATTAAACGGATGACCGCGTGCCTGTTGAAGAATGAGCCGGCGACTTATAGGCACTGGTAGGTTAAGACGAGAATGTCGGAGCCAAAGGGAAACCGAGTCTGAAAAGGGCGATAATCAGTGTTTATAGACCCGAACCCTGGTGATCTAACCATGGCCAGGATGAAGCTTGGGTAACACCAAGTGGAGGTCCGAACCGACCGATGTTGAAAAATCGGCGGATGAGTTGTGGTTAGGGGTGAAATGCCAATCGAACCAGGAGCTAGCTGGTTCTCCCCGAAATGTGTTGAGGCGCAGCGGTAATGATTATAGTCGGGGGGTAAAGCACTGTTTCGGTGCGGGCTGGGAGACCGGTACCAAATCGAGACAAACTCAGAATACCCGATGGACACATTGCCAGTGAGACGGTGGGGGATAAGCTTCATCGTCAAGAGGGAAACAGCCCAGACCACCAGCTAAGGTCCCCAAATCATCGCTAAGTGATAAAGGAGGTGAGATTGCCTAGACAACTAGGAGGTTTGCCTAGAAGCAGCCACCCTTGAAAGAGTGCGTAATAGCTCACTAGTCAAGCGATCTTGCGCCGAAAATGAACGGGGCTAAGCGATGTACCGAAGCTGTGGGATTAACTAAACATTAATCGGTAGGGGAGCGTTCCGTAGTAGGAAGAAGCAGTAGCGGCAAGCAGCTGTGGACGAGACGGAAGTGAGAATGTCGGCTTGAGTAGCGCAAACATTGGTGAGAATCCAATGCCCCGAAACCCTAAGGGTTCCAGAGCCAGGTTCGTCCACTCTGGGTTAGTCGGGACCTAAGGCGAGGCCGAAAGGCGTAGTCGATGGACACAGGGTCAACAATCCCTGACTATGGTATGGGAGCATTGCTAGGGACGCATGAAAGATAGCTACGCCCTGATTGGTTTGGGAGGAGTTTACGAACTCCGAGTAGTGAAGGATAGTGTCAAGAAAAGCTAGTAATGTGATGAACATATCGTACCCGTACCCGAAACCGACACAGGTAGGGAGGTTGAGAATACCAAGGGGCGCGAGATAACTCTCTCTAAGGAACTCGGCAAAATGGCCCCGTAACTTCGGAAGAAGGGGTGCCCACCGATGAGGTGGGTCGCAGTGAAGAGATCCAGGCGACTGTTTACCAAAAACACAGGTCTCCGCAAACTCGTAAGAGGAAGTATGGGGGCTGACGCCTGCCCAGTGCCGGAAGGTTAAGGAAGTTGGTCAGGGCGAAAGTTTGAAGCTGACGACCGAAGCCCCGGTGAACGGCGGCCGTAACTATAACGGTCCTAAGGTAGCGAAATTCCTTGTCGGGTAAGTTCCGACCCGCACGAAAGGCGTAACGATCTGGATGGTGTCTCAGAGAGAGACTCGGCGAAATAGGAATGTCTGTGAAGATACGGACTGCCTGCACCTGGACAGAAAGACCCTATGAAGCTTTACTGTAGCCTGGAATTGTGTCCGGGCTTCGCTTGCGCAGGATAGGTGGGAAGCGATGAAGTATTCCTTGTGGGGAATATGGAGCTAACGGTGAGATACCACTCTGGCGAAGCTAGGATTCTAACTTATTTCCGTGATCCGGAAAAAGGACAGTTTCAGGTGGGCAGTTTGACTGGGGCGGTCGCCTCCTAAAAGGTAACGGAGGCGCGCAAAGGTTCCCTCAGCACGCTTGGAAACCGTGCGGCGAGTGTAAAGGCATAAAGGGAGCTTGACTGCAAGACCGACAAGTCGAGCAGGTACGAAAGTAGGCCTTAGTGATCCGACGGCGCAGAATGGAATGGCCGTCGCTCAACGGATAAAAGTTACTCTAGGGATAACAGGCTGATCTCCCCCAAGAGTCCACATCGACGGGGAGGTTTGGCACCTCGATGTCGGCTCATCGCAACCTGGGGCGGAAGTACGTCCCAAGGGTTGGGCTGTTCGCCCATTAAAGCGGTACGTGAGCTGGGTTCAGAACGTCGTGAGACAGTTCGGTCCATATCCGGTGCAGGCGTAAGAGCATTGAGAGGAGCCTTCCTTAGTACGAGAGGACCGGGAAGGACGCACCGCTGGTGTACCAGTTATTGTACCCGCAGTAGACGCTGGGTAGCCAAGTGCGGAGCGGATAACCGCTGAAAGCATCTAAGTGGGAAGCCCACCTCAAGATGAGTGCTCTCACTACACCAAGTAGGTAAGGTCACGGGCAGAACACCCGTTTATAGGCTCTAAGTGGAAGTGCAGTAATGTATGAAGCTGAGGAGTACTAACAGACCGAGGGCTTGACCTCACAATCTTTGGTATATCGCGTTTTTTGCAGTCTTCAGGGTTTTCTGACCCAACAACTTTTCCTGGTGCCTATGGTGCAGTGGAACCACTCTGATTCCATCCCGAACTCAGTTGTGAAACGCTGCTACGGCTACGATAGTCTAGGGGTTGCCCTATGCCACAATCGCTCGGTGCCAGGTTCTATAATTTAAGCAAAAACCCCCTTTTCGTACAGAAGGGGGTTTTTGTTTTATCTTATTGTGATTTCCTATTGATAGCGACGTAACTTGTATTGAGTATTCAACTGAATATTACAATTCGCAGAACTAGGATTATAGCTACAGGTATAAGAACCTAGTAGGTCTTTTTGATAATTAAATACACGGACGTTGTAACCGTCTTTTCTGGCAGTACTACCCAGGCGATTTACAAAATCATAACGTTCTAAATAGTCTAACAAGCTCCAAATTTGCTGATTGACGATTAAATCTACTCGTCCAACTTCATTTTCAGTAGCGGGATATGCTATCCAATTATCTAACAGCTTGTTTTCAGAGTTTTCTTTTGACCACCATAAGCTCGGAGTAGTTAATCCTGATAAGTTAATAGTATTCGCTGTAATTACAGAGTCTTTTGGTTGAGTTAATAAATCTAGATTCAACGGTGCATCTGAAGGTAGGGGTATGGATGTAGTTTGCGCCAGCGATGATGGTATCGGGAAAATGGTAAGAGTACTGAGAGTTATGGTTAGTAATATGGGAAATTTGTGTCTAAGCATAACTGAAATTAACGGCTTGGAGACTATATACGCTAGAGGCGCTAGAGAGAGTAATGTATATTTGTTGATGACTGGCTATTATTGAGCTTTGATAGAGACTATACGGATTCTTCGATAATCTGCTGTCCAAGATTCTTGGTGATAAAGTTTGTCTTGGAGAGTAGCTTCTACCTTACGAATTAATTGTACTTGTTGGTCTGGAGTTAGTCCTACTAAAAAAGCACTGGCGAACATTTGAATCCAGTTTGCCATACCGAATTCACCTTCTGCTAAGGTAGTGGGACGGTTAAATAAAGCTGCATAGGTAACATCAAATCCTTGTTTTTCTAGTATATTAACGTATTCACCAATGCTGGGAAAATACCAAGGATTTAGTGCTTGTGGGTTATGAATACCAAGGGTTTCTAAAGCATTGTATAAAGCCTCAAGAATGTATTTTATATTACCCTTGCCACCAAACTCAGCTACAAAGCGGCCTCCTGATTTTAATGCTTGATGTATGCTGGCGATCGCTGCTTCTGGCTCTTTTACCCAATGCAGCATCGCATTGGAAAATACGGCATCTAATGGTTTATCTACTCGAAAGTTTCGCGCATCAGCAACATCGAAATGCAAATGAGGATAGTTTTGTCTAGCCTTCTCAATCATTGTGGCTGCATTATCAGTTCCCAAAACCTCTGCACCAGATTGGGCAATTTTTTCCGTCAGTTGTCCAGTACCACAACCTAAATCTAAAATAAATTCTCCTGGTTGGGGATTGAGTAATTGCAGCAAGTCTTCGCCATATTGCCATACGAAACTGTGTTTATCTTGATACAAGGTTGCATCCCAAAAATTTTTTGCTGTCCCAAGATTAGTCATAATTTATGAATTAATGCTTAATAATCACAGTAAAAAATAATTTTAATTATGTCCAATATATTTTTATGGTGTTATTAATATTTAAAAGATATTAATTGCCCTCAAAGATGGAATTACGACACCTACGCTACTTCGTCACTTTGGCAGAAGAACTTCACTTTGGCAAAGCAGCAGAGAGACTGCATATTGCCCAACCTCCCCTCAGCCAACAAATTCGCCAGCTAGAGATAGAATTAGGGTTTGACCTGTTTCACCGTACTAAAAGAACTGTGCGGTTAACAGAGGCAGGACAAGTGTTTTTAGGTGAAGTGCAGCAAATTCTCCAGCAGTTGCAGCAAGCAATTCAATTAGGGCAAACAAGCAGTCGGGGCGAAGTTGGACAGTTGATTGTTGGTTTTGTTAGTTCAGCCGCGTATAACATTTTGCCAATTATTCTCCGAAATTTTCGTGCTTGTACTCCAGCAGTCAAATTAGAATTACACGAAATGACGACAGACCAACAACTAGAATGGTTGAGGGAAGGTGGTATAGATATAGGTTTTATCCGTCCCCCTGTTGAAGAGAACATATTTAACTGGGAGACAATTTTTCAAGAGTCGCTAATGGTAGCTTTACCTGAAACACATCTACTGGCAAATCAATTCAATATTCCTTTAACATCTTTGGGGAATGAGTCATTTATTCTATTTCCGAGAAAAATAGCGCCCGGACTCTACGATTTAATTATCAGTCTTTGTCAACAAGCAGGTTTTAGTCCTCATGTCGCCCAAGAAGCCATCCAAATGCAAACTACCGTCAGTTTAGTAGCAGCAGATATGGGGATAGCTATTGTCCCTGCATCTTTGCAAAATCTACAACGAACCGGAGTAGTTTATAAAAATATCCAAGAAGCCACTGCAAAAGTTGCATTAGCAATGACTTGGCGCAAAAACGAAACATCGCCAACTTTACAGAGATTTCTGCACACAGTTCGAGCGCTTCGGGAGTGTTTTTAAACCCTATTTACCATTGCCATGACTGTAGACAAAGGTACTTCGGCAAAATATTTCTGCTGAAATTGTTCTTCGCTGACGGTGGCTAAAAACTCTGCAATAGCAGTATCGGCGCTGCTGTCAATGATAGTATTAGGACTCCATATAAATTGCAAAGAACGATCTTGTCTTGTGACTGTAAAGCCCCAATATTTTAAAGCTTTGATGCCTAGAAGTAAGCTTCTGTCGCTAATTTTCAGTTTTTCTAAAATTTGTATACGGGTTGCTAATTGATTTGTGCGACTGAGATATTTAGCAATACCAACTAGGGTTAGCCAAATTTCTTGTGGTGGTTGCAGACTGGGTTTAGACCAAGCAAGGACTAATTGTTGATTATTATAGAGCGATCGCCGCCACCAGGCGCGTAAATCATCCCAATTCATGGGGCATTCTTCTAGGATGAGGGACTGGGTATTGGGTGCTGGAGATTGAGGACTAGGGAGGTTGCGCCAGTCGAGAATTTGGGTTGAGTGTTGGGTTTTGAGTTCTGAGTTAGGGTTGGGACGGACGGCGATTAATCTGATTTCGTAGCGTTTTTTAAAGGTGTTGTAGTCTAATTCCGCTATGCAATCACATCTACCTATGGGTAATTCATCTTTGTAATGTCCCCACCAAATACCGGGAAAGGGATTTTTGCTGGAGTCGTCACGGATATCAAATTCGGCTTTAATATACTGTACTTTTTTGCCTTGCGAATCTTGTTGATTGCGATGCCAAGCATTTTCAAACCAGCAATTTTGAATCAAGAGTTTGGGAACAGGGTTGCCCATACCGCAAGGTTCTAGCAATTTTAATTCTAAAAATAACTCTTTACCTAAGTCTGCAACTGTGACTGCTATATCTGCTTGTACTGTTGGGGTGAGATTGACACTACCTAAGGTTTGCCGTAGTTGCTGATTAATTGCTTGGGTAAATAGGGGAATATTTTGGGCTAACAAACTCAACCCAGCTGCAAAGGGATGTCCGCCAAAACGATGTAATAGATGTGCTTGGTGCTTCACCAATTGATATAAATCAACAGAATTCACTGAACGGGCTGAACCACGGGCGAGGGATGGGGAAGAATCTTGCTCATTCTCTAGTCCCTCAGTACTTAATAAAATTGTGGGGCGACCTGTTTCTTGGGCGACTTGTCCGGCGACTAGGCCTAATACGCCTGCTGGCCATTGGGGGTCTTCGAGGACGATGACGCTGGTGGTGGATAAGTCTAACTGTGTAAGTTTTTGGGTGACTTGTGCTTGTACGTCTTTCTGTAAAGATTTACGCCTGGTGTTGGCTAGTTCTGTGACTTCAGCTAATTGATGACAGCGATTGATATCACGACTGGTTAATAGTTCTACACAGAAGCTAGCATCACCTTGAATACGGCTGACAGCGTTAATGCGTGGCCCTAAACCAAAAGAAATATCTGTGGGGCGATCGCCACTCCTCTGGCACAATTCTAATAATCGCCCTACCCCTGGTCTACGCCTGGCTGCTGGTGGTTGTTGAAAATCGGCTTGCAGTCTCTGAATACCCAACTGTGCTAAATAACGACAATCTCCACTTAGTTGTACCAAATCAGCGATTAATCCGACTGCAACTAAATCGAGTAAATCTTCTAAAGGATTTTGGGGTACATCAGGTAAGGATTTATAAAGGGCTTCTATTAATTTATAAGCTACTCCCACACCTGATAAATGAAATAGCTGATGTTCGTTGGGTAAATAACGGGGGTTAATAATTGCTGTGACTGGTGGACGTTCTGGGGGTAAGGTGTGATGGTCTGTCACTATGATATCTATACCTAATTTTTGGGCATAGATAATTTCATCAATATTTGTACTACCTGTGTCGCAGGTGACGATTAATGTACAACCTTGCTTGGCTAAATTAGCAATACCAGCTTCATTCAATCCGTGGGATTCTTTGAGTCGATTAGGAATGTAATAATCTAACTGTTGATGTTGCTGAAAAAATTGCCCTAAACCATCCCACAAAACAGCAGTTGCAGTAATTCCATCAGCGTCAAAGTCTCCCCAAATGGCTATTTTTTCACCTTTGTTGCGTGCTTGTTGTAATCTTGCCACTGCCAACTGTATCTCTTGCCCAAACTCAAAGGCGCTAGCTGGTTGATAAGTTTTAAAGTTAATAAAGGCTGCTAATTGAGATTCTTGTTTTATTCCTCGTTGCCATAATAATTGTGCTGCATATATCCCTTTAGATGTAGCTGCATACTTCTGCACGGCTTGGATAAACCATTCTGGTGGTTGTTCGGTCGCTGTTATAATCCACTGCATTGAATTAATTTTAAAACTTATTAAAGTGGACTTTGTTCATCACTAATTTGATTTTCATTGATTAAGGGATTAATGACTACCTCGTTAGCAACTCCATCCGCTTTACGCGCCCGAATAGCAGGACGAGAACGCCTATAACCTGCTCTCTCAGCTTTTTGATGTTCGTAGTCAATGAGTCTGCCATAATAGGGATGCTTGCTTAAATTCATGGATAGGAAGATATGTTGGCGGATATTACCAAAACCTTTGCGGTTGAAAAATTTAACTGCTGGTGTATTTGTGGGGTCAGTATCTACTAGCATAAATCGCGCCCCATCTTCAATCATCCGAGCCACAACTTTATCAACTAATTTGTCAGCAACTCCCTGACGTTGAAATTTAGGATTTACTCCTAGCCATAAAATGTATCCATAAGTCCAAGATGCCTTTGTAATAATAGTTCCTAGAATAAATCCTGCTAGTTCTCCATCTGTTTCGGCAACTAAACAGTATTCTGGATCTGTGTTATATAGTCCAATTACTTCCCATTCATCCCAAGTACGATAAAGGTAAGGATATAAATCACTAGTAAATAGTTCTTCTCCTAAATGATATACAAGGGCTATATCATCTATGCCTAATTCGCGCACGTAAATAATATCATTTTCAGCAAAGTTTGCCATAATTTTGTTAAAAAATAGAGGCTCAATTAGTCTATTGACATGGAAAGAGATATATATTTTAAGTACTTTTTCCTAAATTGATACTTCTTCAATAGCGTCAAGAGCAGGGAAAGATTTATTGATTGCTTGTGCTGTGATTTCCAGAGAATTTGATTCGCTACTATTTAGTTTATGACCGACTGTCGGTAGGAGGCGATCGCACTTTTTAGCAAATTGGCAATAATCACAGGCTTTACTATTTACTGGTACTTGGGGAAATAAAGTTCCTTGTTGATAATTATTTAGCCATTTAGTTAATTGATCTAGTAATTGATGAAGTTTTTTCGCTGTTTGAGTGTGTAAATTATGACTGTAAGTAAATTGAATATTTTGAGGTTTACCTTGAGATTGTACAAACCAGTAAGTCATCGAAATATTTTCGGGTGAGTATTGGCTAGTTTCAGCTAATACATACATATATAAACGCGTTTGCCAATTCTGGGCTAATTTGCGTTTGTCTGGTGGTTTAGGGTATGTTTTCCAGTCGAAAATTTGGGCTTGTTGGTGGTCTGCAATTAATAAATCGTAGATAACCGTGAGTAAATAGTCTTGAAATTGTAGAGTGCGGTAGTGTTCACTTTCTCGGAAAGTTTGTCTATCGGTTGCTGGGGTAAGAATTTCTGGTGCTGCATTAGCAAAACCAGACATCCAGTTTTGTAGTTGGGTATCAGCTTGCAAGAAACTATCAATTGGCAAACCCATTTCTTGTTGCTGCATTAACAAGTGAAAGCGGCTACCTAAAGTTAGTTTGTCCGTATGGTCGGGATCTAAAGGTGAGTTGAGTTGTTCTAAGTGGGTATGTTGAAATTTACGCGGACAGGTTTCGAGTAAATTCAGTTGTCCTTGGGACAGACGTATTAATTGATTGTCAGTTGTCAGCATAATCCTATTTTAGAAGCGATCGCCTGACTATAACTAATAGGATTTTGGATCTGAGATAAACACCAAGTGGGAATAATAAAGGAATCGGTTTGAGCAAAGTATTTTTATGAGCAAAAAATCTCCCAGAGCCAAAGCTTGTAGCTGTCACAATATTACCTGCTGTCCCGCAAAAGAAGCAGGCAAACTATTTCTCTGGTTTCCCATTCCCCATACCCTGAAAAAAGTCACTGATTATTTACAAAAGTTGGCGATTAAGTTTGAATTGATGGGTGAAAGACCAGGTTTAGGTCTAGGTTGTAGAGCTGGACAAGCCCAAGAGATTGCTCATAGTGTGGCTCAAATCCTGACATCAAGAGAATTGAAAGAGACACAAGTTCTATTCATTCGCGGTGCTATCCAACCGCAACTCCAAGATTTTAGTGACATCTCATCATTACAACGCTTTGTCAAGTTTAGTCAATCCGATTGGTTAGTAGAAATGCTGGCTCAGGAAAGATTCACCAGTCACTTTCAACCAATTGTCTCAATGAAGAATACATCAGAGATTTATGGATATGAAGCATTATTGCGCGGACTAGATGAACAAGGGAATTTAATACCGCCACAGCCCATTGTGGAGTTAGCAACCGAAGCTGGACTTCTTCCTCAACTCGACCGAATTGCTCGCCTGAGTACAATTGCTCAATTCAGCAGTCATCAAGTGAGTGGGCAAATTTTCATTAATTTTGCACCAACGGCGGTTTATGATCCAGCATCTTGTCTTAAAAGTACAGTAGAAGCCATTGATCAAGCAGGTATTTCTCATGAGCGGGTGGTATTTGAAGTTGTAGAGTCAGATAGTCCTCAGGATTTAGATCATCTCAAAGCTGTTCTCAAGTACTACCGGGATGCAGGTTTTTCTATAGCCCTTGATGACCTTGGTTCTGGTTATTCCAGTCTCAACTTACTACATCAATTACGTCCAGATTTTATTAAATTGGACATGGAATTAATTCGAGATGTGCATCAAGACTTATACAAAGCTTCAATTACCGAGAAGCTGTTAGAAATAGCTCAAAAGTTAAATATTCGTACCGTTGCTGAGGGGATTGAGTGCATTGAGGAACTAAATTGGGTACAAG contains:
- the recJ gene encoding single-stranded-DNA-specific exonuclease RecJ, with the translated sequence MQWIITATEQPPEWFIQAVQKYAATSKGIYAAQLLWQRGIKQESQLAAFINFKTYQPASAFEFGQEIQLAVARLQQARNKGEKIAIWGDFDADGITATAVLWDGLGQFFQQHQQLDYYIPNRLKESHGLNEAGIANLAKQGCTLIVTCDTGSTNIDEIIYAQKLGIDIIVTDHHTLPPERPPVTAIINPRYLPNEHQLFHLSGVGVAYKLIEALYKSLPDVPQNPLEDLLDLVAVGLIADLVQLSGDCRYLAQLGIQRLQADFQQPPAARRRPGVGRLLELCQRSGDRPTDISFGLGPRINAVSRIQGDASFCVELLTSRDINRCHQLAEVTELANTRRKSLQKDVQAQVTQKLTQLDLSTTSVIVLEDPQWPAGVLGLVAGQVAQETGRPTILLSTEGLENEQDSSPSLARGSARSVNSVDLYQLVKHQAHLLHRFGGHPFAAGLSLLAQNIPLFTQAINQQLRQTLGSVNLTPTVQADIAVTVADLGKELFLELKLLEPCGMGNPVPKLLIQNCWFENAWHRNQQDSQGKKVQYIKAEFDIRDDSSKNPFPGIWWGHYKDELPIGRCDCIAELDYNTFKKRYEIRLIAVRPNPNSELKTQHSTQILDWRNLPSPQSPAPNTQSLILEECPMNWDDLRAWWRRSLYNNQQLVLAWSKPSLQPPQEIWLTLVGIAKYLSRTNQLATRIQILEKLKISDRSLLLGIKALKYWGFTVTRQDRSLQFIWSPNTIIDSSADTAIAEFLATVSEEQFQQKYFAEVPLSTVMAMVNRV
- a CDS encoding LysR family transcriptional regulator, which encodes MELRHLRYFVTLAEELHFGKAAERLHIAQPPLSQQIRQLEIELGFDLFHRTKRTVRLTEAGQVFLGEVQQILQQLQQAIQLGQTSSRGEVGQLIVGFVSSAAYNILPIILRNFRACTPAVKLELHEMTTDQQLEWLREGGIDIGFIRPPVEENIFNWETIFQESLMVALPETHLLANQFNIPLTSLGNESFILFPRKIAPGLYDLIISLCQQAGFSPHVAQEAIQMQTTVSLVAADMGIAIVPASLQNLQRTGVVYKNIQEATAKVALAMTWRKNETSPTLQRFLHTVRALRECF
- a CDS encoding PD-(D/E)XK nuclease family protein, coding for MLTTDNQLIRLSQGQLNLLETCPRKFQHTHLEQLNSPLDPDHTDKLTLGSRFHLLMQQQEMGLPIDSFLQADTQLQNWMSGFANAAPEILTPATDRQTFRESEHYRTLQFQDYLLTVIYDLLIADHQQAQIFDWKTYPKPPDKRKLAQNWQTRLYMYVLAETSQYSPENISMTYWFVQSQGKPQNIQFTYSHNLHTQTAKKLHQLLDQLTKWLNNYQQGTLFPQVPVNSKACDYCQFAKKCDRLLPTVGHKLNSSESNSLEITAQAINKSFPALDAIEEVSI
- a CDS encoding GNAT family N-acetyltransferase encodes the protein MANFAENDIIYVRELGIDDIALVYHLGEELFTSDLYPYLYRTWDEWEVIGLYNTDPEYCLVAETDGELAGFILGTIITKASWTYGYILWLGVNPKFQRQGVADKLVDKVVARMIEDGARFMLVDTDPTNTPAVKFFNRKGFGNIRQHIFLSMNLSKHPYYGRLIDYEHQKAERAGYRRSRPAIRARKADGVANEVVINPLINENQISDEQSPL
- a CDS encoding class I SAM-dependent methyltransferase, which produces MTNLGTAKNFWDATLYQDKHSFVWQYGEDLLQLLNPQPGEFILDLGCGTGQLTEKIAQSGAEVLGTDNAATMIEKARQNYPHLHFDVADARNFRVDKPLDAVFSNAMLHWVKEPEAAIASIHQALKSGGRFVAEFGGKGNIKYILEALYNALETLGIHNPQALNPWYFPSIGEYVNILEKQGFDVTYAALFNRPTTLAEGEFGMANWIQMFASAFLVGLTPDQQVQLIRKVEATLQDKLYHQESWTADYRRIRIVSIKAQ